A region of the Brienomyrus brachyistius isolate T26 chromosome 10, BBRACH_0.4, whole genome shotgun sequence genome:
GGGGTGTGATTGCGTCAACACTTTGCTGGATCACCAGCTTTGGGCTGCAGTGGGCCAAGAAGTTATCGTTCATGTCATCTTCGCCATCTTTCTCGCAGGACTTTAGACTCAGAGAGCTGTAATTGCTAGAAGTAGCTGACAACGAACCCACTGAGTCAAAACTGATGAGCCTGCCGTTGTCTGTATTCAGCGTTCCTCTTTGCAACTGTAAGTGTCCCTCCCCACACGGCGCCTGACACGCCTGATAATCGGCATCGGACGGCAGGGGCTGCTCCGGCAAATAATTCTTCTCATACAGCAGTCTGTTGCTGTCCAAGTTCAGCTGGCTGTATCCAGAGACAGACAAGTTGTCTGCCATTGGCACAGGCAAGGGGCCAGAAAAGCTGTTAGGCATAATGGGGGTTTCTGGAATGTCAGGTGCAAATGGAGCCTGGCTGGGGCCGAGCTGCGAATGCCACATATGGGTGAAATTTGGTTCAATCTGGCAGTTTTGAGGCGACTGCTGGAGTTCGGATTCAGAGGGTGGAGAGAGGACACAGCTCTGGGCAAGCTGCAGAGAAGTGAACTGCTTCTCTTCCTGGGAAAGACCAACCGGGTACTGCCTGGGGGGCTGCTgggggaagaaagaaattccGGTGCTACTCGATGTATCTGATGCATCTAACAGTGTCTGCAGATAGCCTCCGGGGACAACTGGTACACTTGTAGCCACATTCACAGATGGCGTGGTTTTGTCAGGAGAGCAGGTGGCTGATACAAAAGTGGATTTTTTAGAGGCATTGGCAGTGTGATTTTCACACAAATGGGGGCTGCTTGCAGCCGAGTCCATTGCTTCATCCTTCACACTCCTGACAGAGTCCTGATTTTGTAATACAGCACAAATCTCCGCTCGGTCCGTCATGCTTCTGTCCTCTTCCATGTCTTTCATTTTTTTGCTCCTCAGCCGTGCCTCACTTTTGAATTTCCGTATACGCACTACTTTATTTCCAATTCTCTTGTCATCCCTTTCTTGCGATCTGCTGTTCGGTGTGCTAGTGTGTGTGATGTCATTTGCGGCTATCGTACTTGCACGGCTGGAGGTTGCTATAGTTAATGGCACGCCTGTAACAGTTGCATCGTCTTCGGTGCTGCCTCCCTGCTTGCTTGGTGATTGTTCCACAGCTTGGATTCTCTGAATCCTGAGCCTGTTTGCTATCTTGTATTTCCGTTTAGGGGGACTCAAACTGAAGGGACGATTGCGACCATTCAGTCGAAAATGATGTTTATCACGCACGACCAGCCTACGTCTTTCCTCCATGTCCTGTTGTCTCTTTTGCCAGAAACTCTTCAGAGGGGCCAGTTTCTCATACTGGTTCATTGCATCCTCAGTTAAGTTCACTGTCAGAACTGCTGGGTCAATTTTACCCAACTTCACCAGCATGTGCTTCTCTCCTTTGAACCGGTTGATGATGATGTATTTGATAATGACTGGGGGTTCCTTTCGGGAGGATTTTCGTCTCTTTTTTGGGCACCAgtcatcatcctcctcctcctttggACCAACGGGCAGCTTCTCACGTTTCTCAACATTTTTCTCATTCTCGATTGAGTCCACATCGTACAGGTAATCCTCGCTGTATCTGACTTTCCTTTTAGCTCGCAGTCTATAATTTAGCTGACTGGAGGAGCATGACTTCTCCCTGGAGAAAAAGCAGCTTCTTCCCTTAGCCTCTCGAAGAGTGTCAGAGGAGGAGCCAGTGCAAGAGCTGTCATCACTGTACTCCCCTGAGTCTTCAGTGGAGTTGTTGAAGTCAAATATATAGCTTCTCTTTGGACTCCCATCAGGTGTCCCATTGGTAGGGCAGACATTCTTGTCCCCTTTCCTGTCAGGTCCCACAGGATGCATTTCATCTCCTTTGAGCTGTAGTCCTTCCACATTTTTCTTGATGACCCCACCATCTTTCTTAGTGCAGTTGACAAGAACACTTGGAAAGAAACTGAACTGGGTCTCCTCCTGGAGAACATTTGTCTTTTCTCGCATGTTGTCCTGGAAGGACTCATAACGGATCTTCAGGGAGCACACATCACTGCTCAGTGTGGagtcgtcatcatcatcgtcgAACATGTAATTGTCCACGTCTTCTTCAGAAAAGAGATTCACTGAAAGCTCATTTTTGGAGCAGAGATCGAGAAGCTCCATTTTGCTCTCACTAATGAAGGATTCAAAGTAGCCCCAGTCTTGCCCAGTGTTGGATAGTAAGGCCTCTTCTCCATTGCATTTGTCCAGAAGTAGGCCCTCATAAAGATTCTTGGAGGCAGGATCCTCAGAGTCACTCTCAGACTTCTCAACATCCCTCCTTTCTGTTGCCTGGGCTTTATGGACTGGAAAGCCAAGGAGTTGGTCAGAGAGAAGTTGGTCTCCATACTGGCAGGCTTCACTGGGCATGATGCCATGCATTCCCATGTCAGACATGGAGCAGCCATCATACTCTCTGTTCACGTCACCCATTTTCAGGCTGATTCCAGGTTCTGCATCAGCACCATCTTTGCTCTCCATAAAACACCCTAAGCAGGTGCGGCTGGGTTGCATGAGGCAATCCTCTGTCAAGGTGGAGATGCCTCCAGGCTCCATCATGGTAAAGGGAGTCTTGTCGCAGTCTTCTGGCAGGGACCAGGGACTCACCCCCTTGGTGACGCAGGATGTGAGGGAAATGGCGTGGGTGGAGGACTCATCAGCAGCAGGCTCTGGAACCTCTGTCAGGCTCAGGGGGGATGATGGATTCAGCGTGCAGGGATCCTTTGTGGACAGCGTGGCTCTCTGGCAGTCTGCACTGCCTTTCTGTGTGCTCGATACGCCAGCTGAGAAGGGGAAATGAATGGCAGCATGTGCAGCAGCATACGGCTTTAGAAGCCCTCCCTGGTCATGTGATCCTGAGAAGGAACAAAACATAAACATCGCTTTAGAGCAGTGCAACACGTTACTGGTCTCTCAATCTCTTATTCAACAATTTAGAGCAAAATTTAGGTGGACTTCTATTAATTATTGACTGTACATGATTAATGAGGTAAGAATTAagaacaatagtaataaattgatttatttcctgcaggttatttgtagTACTGGGAGTAATATGGTCCTCTCCTTGATTGCATCATTTTAATTTTGTCAGCTGAAGAAATGTATAATTAAGCAAGGACAGCAGCTGGTTTGCAAGAAGCATTAGCTTTGTTTGCCTTGCATAATTAGTCAACAGCATCAGAGACAGGTATATACACATGGGAAAAGACATTTACCTGCGCTGAAAATAACGCAACTAATAAGCACAGCCTATGTATCACACCCCCAAGCATTTGGCTTACAAGCAGACATAAACAACAATTCCTGGTTTTAGTGGtgatttttttaacaaaatcctGAAACTACACCATTCTCAGATGGAAATTCCTTACAAATTATCCTCACACACCtccacaaacacagtatctgtcAGTCCGCTATCTGTGCCACCCCCATTAGAGCGCCATGAAGTTTGCAGTGATGCTGATAAGATACTACTGCATTATGGGAAGCCTTAAAACACCAAATAACGTTTGAATGAGCACTGCTCGTTAGCATATTGAGAAGTGATAATGAATAAAGGCATAGAGATTACTAAGAATAGACACATAAATTACTATTTCCATGGTATTCTCATATTTTCCTTTATAGCTACAGCAGTCACAGTAAATCCTGACGCAAAATAGTTGACtgtgtaaattaaataaaagatGTGTCCATAATTTGATATATACATTGTACACCAGTCATGAAGATCAAGAATATTTACAACCAAACTGACTTGTCGCGAAGTCCTTTGTCGTGAATGTGACACGTTGTCAGCAATAACCTTGTTAACGTATGACATTCTTGAAGTTGTCATTGAATTACGTCCCGGTGATGCCTTCATGTGTGTCCTCATCCTTACCCTCCATGTCACATACACGGTAAGGCAGAGCGAGCTCCTCTCGCAGCTGTGAGAAGGATGGACATATCAAACGTCCTGCCCAACAGTCCAGCAAGTGAGCATCACAGCACCATGGGACCAGCAGCTTTTGTGAAGTGTGTTGAAAAactctatccccccccccccccccccccattgaaaTTACAGACCCGTCATGGCTCTTACTTGTTATAACCACCTACAGAAGTACTCAGAGGAATTAACCGCCATGcacttacataaataaatatctgTGGAAATGAACTCTGACGCACTGCAGCACTATTCGCTCCCGGATTTTATTTATAAAGTGCTACCTGTCCTGTTCTGCAGTttaaataatattgatgtttgtGTTGCTTAGGTAGACTGTACGTCTAGGGTAATAAAATAACATGTTTCCAGTAAATGGATGAGCAGTTGATATACCCAAAAAACAATTCCCGAATTGTTCTAATCTAAATATATATGACAGcgtacacatacagtacaggccaaaagtttggacacaccttctcattcaatgtgttgtctttattttcatgaccatttacattggtaaattctcactgaaggcatcaaaactatgaatgaacacgtggagttatgtacttaacaaaaaagggtgacataactgaaaacacgttttatattctagtttctgcaaaatagccaccctttgctctgattactgctttgcacactcttggcattctctcgatgagcttcaagaggtagacacctgaaatggttttccaacagtcttgaaggagttcccagaggtgtttagcaagtgtgcaaagcagtaatcagagcaaagggtggctattttgaagaaattagaatataaaacatgttttcagttatgtcacctttttttgttaagtacataactccacatgtgttcattcatagttttgatgccttcagtgagaatctaccaatgtaaatggtcatgaaaatagacaccacattgaatgagaaggtgtgtccaaacttttggcctgtactgtatctGAACAGGGCAGGACAAGTACTGATTTCAGAACCCACATATTAAAACACCATATACAAACATTAACCAAATCAATTTACAGATTTCCTTTAAGTACTTGCCAGTGTATCACACTTTAAGTATTGATATAGGCaccagttaccaaattgccttgaaaaaaaagacatcttctaaaaaggaaatgaaaaaataaGTAAGGAAAATGTCACCGGTTCTCATTCTGAAAAATGAGATTATTTCAAAAGCAAATAAGAAcataaaaatactttttaagtTTATGTGTTTCATGTAAGGGATGCTATTCGTGGTTTTAATGAATGATAAGAAGCTTAAGCCTGGACTGATCAATCAGCATAAAAAGCAAGTACTTTTTTTATTCTAAAATTGAACAGGTACACTGCTGAATAGCTTATACCACGTTTTGAGCCCCTAAATATACCGGCCACATTTACCAGTTTAAGTACTGCTGGATTGATTCAGTTAGATACTGAGCGACACATTGTTCTGAGCTTTGTTCACTCATGAAAGCCAGTCTCTGTTGTGCAAAGATATAGTTTCCCCAGTTGTACAAGTGAATTAATCTagctttataataataatactgtcAGTCAAATGTATTTAAGGATTTATTATTGAACCTGGGGGAAAAAAGAACACCGTTCCATCTTTCATTTACAGcaatgctgctgctgttttttcttttcttcggTCTAAGCTACTTGGGGCCCCGTCTGTCTCTTAAATTTCCATAGCGGACAGACGAAAGGATGGGAGGCGGTTAACGGGACAGGAGAACAGGAGAACGGGAGGGTGCGACTTGGCATTCGTCTTGCAGCTCCTAACCTGAAATCCTCTGGCGTTGGGCTGGCGTCGGATTTCAGTGCGATATGGAACATTTCTCGGGCCTTGCATAATCTCCTCCCGACTCTGGGCTCCAAAGAGCTACAGGGTACCACAATGAAAGCACGACAGGCAAAAGGAAAGGCTGTGAGAGATAACTGGGGAGAACACTGAGCAATCCTGGCATCTGGCAGGGGGGATCATCACTGTGCACCTAACCTCTCTCATGTCAAACGCTGACCAGGGCAAATAGCTTTATTTACAACTGGTGCGAATTACCGGTCAGCATGAAGGAACTCCATGAAAAAGAAAATCCAGATAAGAAGAGTCCATGTATACTGGAACACATTTTTCATATTTCTGTATGTAGGTCAAAGGGGAGAAGTTTTTATGGAGCTAGCATGCAGGCTATACTTCTATGCTTTCATAAATTTAATGGCAAAGGATGCTAGATAATGTCAGGTCAAAGATTAAATTTGCACAAACTGTTCCCATGTGAAAAAGCCCATGTTGTTTCTGCCGATACAAGAGGATCTTTAGGATTGTAGCTGATGCTACAAAAGCTTACAAGAACCTCACAAATAAACCCTTTAATATGCCTCTAACCACCACGTTTGAGGCAGTCCTTCTCTGAAAAAGCACACTGCTGGATTTCTAATAGCAAATGGATATGTTCACTTTGACAGCACTTTCAAAAACGGCCTTCAGCCCTTCAGCACAAGACACTGGATTTCGATTTCAATATGATAACATGCCTCAAAACACAAGAGGACACCCCCTGTTATTGCCAGTTGGAGGGAAGGGGGGTGTGGACTCTCTAAAGTGAAGACCCCTTTGAAATCTGGGGTGTGGACACTGATCGAATTCTACGAGAGTTCTGCTCAGGGGCTGCAACATTCGTTTAGCAGGTTTGCCACAGAAAATGACAATGCTAGCTGCAAATGTTCAAATGGCAGCTCATCTGTACAGATCTGAGTGGGCGTGTGCTGAGGCCAAATTATAATACCTGCATATTCATATGTTCCAATTTCTGGCTGTTATGTTGTGGGTCATATTGTCCATAGGTATATCAAAACAATCCGACGGAGGAGGGAACTTGTTCAGAAATGCTGAAATATAAAACCGCCGCTGCCAGTATTTTAATTAACTTCgaaaagatgaagaaagttctgGATCGCTATGTGTTTAGGTAAGAGTTGACACTCTACAACCACATGTGGGATTTGAGGTATCCTTATAAaccagaacaccccccccccccccccaaataccaGGGGTAGAGATGTCCGTCAAGCCAGTCTACTTCACTAGTGGGTAATACAAAGCTAGGATGGACAGAGAAAGTCTGGAAATGTGGCCATCATGCTGGGGTTAACCAGTACACTCTGCAGTACAGTGTCTTCAGTGGCCAGCATGACTCAGAACCT
Encoded here:
- the nexmifb gene encoding neurite extension and migration factor isoform X2, producing the protein MDVLQETNLAVLALNPTQINGVDENGSHDQGGLLKPYAAAHAAIHFPFSAGVSSTQKGSADCQRATLSTKDPCTLNPSSPLSLTEVPEPAADESSTHAISLTSCVTKGVSPWSLPEDCDKTPFTMMEPGGISTLTEDCLMQPSRTCLGCFMESKDGADAEPGISLKMGDVNREYDGCSMSDMGMHGIMPSEACQYGDQLLSDQLLGFPVHKAQATERRDVEKSESDSEDPASKNLYEGLLLDKCNGEEALLSNTGQDWGYFESFISESKMELLDLCSKNELSVNLFSEEDVDNYMFDDDDDDSTLSSDVCSLKIRYESFQDNMREKTNVLQEETQFSFFPSVLVNCTKKDGGVIKKNVEGLQLKGDEMHPVGPDRKGDKNVCPTNGTPDGSPKRSYIFDFNNSTEDSGEYSDDSSCTGSSSDTLREAKGRSCFFSREKSCSSSQLNYRLRAKRKVRYSEDYLYDVDSIENEKNVEKREKLPVGPKEEEDDDWCPKKRRKSSRKEPPVIIKYIIINRFKGEKHMLVKLGKIDPAVLTVNLTEDAMNQYEKLAPLKSFWQKRQQDMEERRRLVVRDKHHFRLNGRNRPFSLSPPKRKYKIANRLRIQRIQAVEQSPSKQGGSTEDDATVTGVPLTIATSSRASTIAANDITHTSTPNSRSQERDDKRIGNKVVRIRKFKSEARLRSKKMKDMEEDRSMTDRAEICAVLQNQDSVRSVKDEAMDSAASSPHLCENHTANASKKSTFVSATCSPDKTTPSVNVATSVPVVPGGYLQTLLDASDTSSSTGISFFPQQPPRQYPVGLSQEEKQFTSLQLAQSCVLSPPSESELQQSPQNCQIEPNFTHMWHSQLGPSQAPFAPDIPETPIMPNSFSGPLPVPMADNLSVSGYSQLNLDSNRLLYEKNYLPEQPLPSDADYQACQAPCGEGHLQLQRGTLNTDNGRLISFDSVGSLSATSSNYSSLSLKSCEKDGEDDMNDNFLAHCSPKLVIQQSVDAITPLRESTDLLDISNFTPDKFRHSSLSEMSPPDTPNLSPQVMGPEMKGGGVAKTYQEAREMTLGGTSEMKWDCNLIPQQEHQAATLTANSHQFQFHTFNDDDGMGLIEKDASVGNFDEQGNQIVNCAKGPRSKKKITSKQTAGQGSFPEQKGTKKTKAPKTAKAEKSKTPRQNSRSPKKLKNPPDGKTGKGQAGGSRLPPRARNLIDNMGASGGNLMGVSGDWPLVKDPSTGWSDRNNLLDDDQREFEEPSNILSNIASGMAEVQRFMMASIEPLWSPASGACQPPEANSLKLKTLKILAGTTPDSKRKGATSPGVTKGRKSTGKAGKNQSKFNASHPFFPQLALGCNMFDKPALGTPSTNGPAHKKMYRHKTSAKFPRVENSKGKRAERDPTKREAKRDLVEDSKDNERMGAGEEV
- the nexmifb gene encoding neurite extension and migration factor isoform X3, whose product is MDVLQETNLAVLALNPTQINGVDENGSHDQGGLLKPYAAAHAAIHFPFSAGVSSTQKGSADCQRATLSTKDPCTLNPSSPLSLTEVPEPAADESSTHAISLTSCVTKGVSPWSLPEDCDKTPFTMMEPGGISTLTEDCLMQPSRTCLGCFMESKDGADAEPGISLKMGDVNREYDGCSMSDMGMHGIMPSEACQYGDQLLSDQLLGFPVHKAQATERRDVEKSESDSEDPASKNLYEGLLLDKCNGEEALLSNTGQDWGYFESFISESKMELLDLCSKNELSVNLFSEEDVDNYMFDDDDDDSTLSSDVCSLKIRYESFQDNMREKTNVLQEETQFSFFPSVLVNCTKKDGGVIKKNVEGLQLKGDEMHPVGPDRKGDKNVCPTNGTPDGSPKRSYIFDFNNSTEDSGEYSDDSSCTGSSSDTLREAKGRSCFFSREKSCSSSQLNYRLRAKRKVRYSEDYLYDVDSIENEKNVEKREKLPVGPKEEEDDDWCPKKRRKSSRKEPPVIIKYIIINRFKGEKHMLVKLGKIDPAVLTVNLTEDAMNQYEKLAPLKSFWQKRQQDMEERRRLVVRDKHHFRLNGRNRPFSLSPPKRKYKIANRLRIQRIQAVEQSPSKQGGSTEDDATVTGVPLTIATSSRASTIAANDITHTSTPNSRSQERDDKRIGNKVVRIRKFKSEARLRSKKMKDMEEDRSMTDRAEICAVLQNQDSVRSVKDEAMDSAASSPHLCENHTANASKKSTFVSATCSPDKTTPSVNVATSVPVVPGGYLQTLLDASDTSSSTGISFFPQQPPRQYPVGLSQEEKQFTSLQLAQSCVLSPPSESELQQSPQNCQIEPNFTHMWHSQLGPSQAPFAPDIPETPIMPNSFSGPLPVPMADNLSVSGYSQLNLDSNRLLYEKNYLPEQPLPSDADYQACQAPCGEGHLQLQRGTLNTDNGRLISFDSVGSLSATSSNYSSLSLKSCEKDGEDDMNDNFLAHCSPKLVIQQSVDAITPLRESTDLLDISNFTPDKFRHSSLSEMSPPDTPNLSPQVMGPEMKGGGVAKTYQEAREMTLGGTSEMKWDCNLIPQQEHQAATLTANSHQFQFHTFNDDDGMGLIEKDASVGNFDEQGNQIVNCAKGPRSKKKITSKQTAGQGSFPEQKGTKKTKAPKTAKAEKSKTPRQNSRSPKKLKNPPDGKTGKGQAGGSRLPPRARNLIDNMGASGGNLMGVSGDWPLVKDPSTGWSDRNNLLDDDQREFEEPSNILSNIASGMAEVQRFMMASIEPLWSPASGACQPPEANSLKLKTLKILAGTTPDSKRKGATSPGVTKGRKSTGKAGKNQSKFNASHPFFPQLALGCNMFDKPALGTPSTNGPAHKKMYRHKTSAKFPRVENSKGKRAERDPKYGCPPCQSQSTL
- the nexmifb gene encoding neurite extension and migration factor isoform X1 yields the protein MDVLQETNLAVLALNPTQINGVDENGSHDQGGLLKPYAAAHAAIHFPFSAGVSSTQKGSADCQRATLSTKDPCTLNPSSPLSLTEVPEPAADESSTHAISLTSCVTKGVSPWSLPEDCDKTPFTMMEPGGISTLTEDCLMQPSRTCLGCFMESKDGADAEPGISLKMGDVNREYDGCSMSDMGMHGIMPSEACQYGDQLLSDQLLGFPVHKAQATERRDVEKSESDSEDPASKNLYEGLLLDKCNGEEALLSNTGQDWGYFESFISESKMELLDLCSKNELSVNLFSEEDVDNYMFDDDDDDSTLSSDVCSLKIRYESFQDNMREKTNVLQEETQFSFFPSVLVNCTKKDGGVIKKNVEGLQLKGDEMHPVGPDRKGDKNVCPTNGTPDGSPKRSYIFDFNNSTEDSGEYSDDSSCTGSSSDTLREAKGRSCFFSREKSCSSSQLNYRLRAKRKVRYSEDYLYDVDSIENEKNVEKREKLPVGPKEEEDDDWCPKKRRKSSRKEPPVIIKYIIINRFKGEKHMLVKLGKIDPAVLTVNLTEDAMNQYEKLAPLKSFWQKRQQDMEERRRLVVRDKHHFRLNGRNRPFSLSPPKRKYKIANRLRIQRIQAVEQSPSKQGGSTEDDATVTGVPLTIATSSRASTIAANDITHTSTPNSRSQERDDKRIGNKVVRIRKFKSEARLRSKKMKDMEEDRSMTDRAEICAVLQNQDSVRSVKDEAMDSAASSPHLCENHTANASKKSTFVSATCSPDKTTPSVNVATSVPVVPGGYLQTLLDASDTSSSTGISFFPQQPPRQYPVGLSQEEKQFTSLQLAQSCVLSPPSESELQQSPQNCQIEPNFTHMWHSQLGPSQAPFAPDIPETPIMPNSFSGPLPVPMADNLSVSGYSQLNLDSNRLLYEKNYLPEQPLPSDADYQACQAPCGEGHLQLQRGTLNTDNGRLISFDSVGSLSATSSNYSSLSLKSCEKDGEDDMNDNFLAHCSPKLVIQQSVDAITPLRESTDLLDISNFTPDKFRHSSLSEMSPPDTPNLSPQVMGPEMKGGGVAKTYQEAREMTLGGTSEMKWDCNLIPQQEHQAATLTANSHQFQFHTFNDDDGMGLIEKDASVGNFDEQGNQIVNCAKGPRSKKKITSKQTAGQGSFPEQKGTKKTKAPKTAKAEKSKTPRQNSRSPKKLKNPPDGKTGKGQAGGSRLPPRARNLIDNMGASGGNLMGVSGDWPLVKDPSTGWSDRNNLLDDDQREFEEPSNILSNIASGMAEVQRFMMASIEPLWSPASGACQPPEANSLKLKTLKILAGTTPDSKRKGATSPGVTKGRKSTGKAGKNQSKFNASHPFFPQLALGCNMFDKPALGTPSTNGPAHKKMYRHKTSAKFPRVENSKGKRAERDPSKDLALMASYEKLRIWVSSMSKSVYTLTCVMRENYSIL